In Candidatus Defluviilinea proxima, a single genomic region encodes these proteins:
- a CDS encoding winged helix-turn-helix transcriptional regulator, with protein sequence MKDSIFDIQANFCKVMGNAARLQIIHVLREHSMNVSEIAQATGFSQPMVSRQLGTLRNAGIVQNKRQGTEINYQLADKNIVEVCDLVRKVLTAHAQKQSESLRS encoded by the coding sequence GTGAAAGATTCAATATTTGATATACAAGCTAATTTTTGCAAAGTGATGGGGAATGCCGCCCGCCTGCAGATCATCCATGTCCTGCGGGAGCACTCCATGAACGTCAGTGAGATCGCGCAAGCAACAGGTTTTTCTCAACCCATGGTCTCACGTCAGCTTGGCACGCTCCGCAATGCAGGTATCGTCCAAAACAAAAGACAAGGGACCGAGATCAATTATCAATTGGCAGACAAGAACATCGTTGAAGTTTGTGACCTTGTCCGAAAAGTGTTGACAGCCCACGCACAGAAGCAATCCGAATCTCTTCGGTCA
- a CDS encoding cupin domain-containing protein: MNSPVIEAANSENNINVGQRLREVRMGRGLSIRALAEQCELNVNTLSLIENGHTSPSVSTLQMIAQTLQIPISTFFETNHDDSKVVYQQSGKRPHAIFTHGTMEDLGAGMSRFGAEPLIITLKPNADSGKTPIVHTGREFVYCLEGRITYHVEDQSYQLKQGDSLMFEAYLPHRWRNDNASASRMLLVLCPLDERDQPSERHFGR, encoded by the coding sequence ATGAATTCACCGGTTATTGAAGCCGCCAACAGCGAGAACAATATCAATGTTGGGCAGCGCCTGCGCGAGGTCCGAATGGGACGCGGGCTTTCCATCCGCGCACTGGCAGAGCAATGCGAGCTGAACGTTAATACGCTCAGCTTGATAGAAAATGGTCACACCTCCCCCAGCGTCAGCACCCTTCAGATGATCGCGCAAACTTTGCAGATTCCTATTTCCACTTTCTTCGAGACAAATCATGATGACAGTAAAGTGGTCTATCAGCAATCAGGAAAACGTCCGCACGCTATATTCACGCATGGAACCATGGAAGATCTCGGTGCAGGGATGTCCCGTTTTGGGGCAGAGCCGCTCATCATAACGCTCAAGCCCAATGCCGATAGCGGTAAGACACCGATCGTACATACCGGCAGGGAATTCGTTTACTGTCTCGAGGGTCGCATTACGTATCACGTCGAAGATCAATCCTATCAACTCAAACAAGGCGACAGCCTGATGTTCGAAGCCTACCTACCTCATCGCTGGCGGAACGACAATGCATCCGCCTCACGCATGCTCCTTGTGCTGTGTCCATTGGATGAACGAGACCAGCCCTCTGAACGTCACTTTGGGAGATAG
- a CDS encoding class I SAM-dependent methyltransferase produces the protein MKTDPWLEKWIPLLQQKSSRGLILELGCGNGRDTVDLLAAGCNVIATDLSMENLAECADSPSHAPLVRMDNGKPFPFADHSFSVIVASLSLHYFTWTVTMQIASELKRCLKADGILLARFNSTNDVNYGAATPEPPIEPNLYFLGTMTKRFFDETAVRSFLQGWDIQFLEENTIDRYEKPKSVWEVLAQT, from the coding sequence ATGAAAACCGACCCCTGGCTTGAAAAATGGATTCCTCTCCTCCAGCAAAAATCCTCGCGCGGGCTTATCCTCGAGTTGGGATGTGGAAACGGACGCGATACAGTTGACCTGCTTGCCGCAGGATGCAACGTCATCGCCACAGACCTTTCGATGGAAAATCTGGCTGAATGTGCGGACTCTCCTTCTCATGCGCCTCTCGTTCGAATGGACAACGGCAAGCCGTTCCCTTTTGCGGACCACAGTTTCTCAGTGATCGTAGCCAGCCTCAGCCTGCACTACTTCACATGGACCGTCACGATGCAGATCGCATCCGAACTCAAGCGTTGCCTCAAAGCGGACGGCATCCTGCTTGCCCGTTTCAATTCCACGAATGACGTCAACTACGGTGCAGCGACCCCGGAGCCGCCGATCGAGCCAAATCTATACTTCCTCGGGACAATGACCAAACGTTTCTTCGATGAAACCGCCGTGCGGAGTTTTCTCCAAGGTTGGGATATCCAATTCCTGGAAGAGAATACGATTGATCGTTATGAGAAGCCCAAGTCGGTGTGGGAAGTACTGGCACAGACCTGA
- a CDS encoding alpha-glucosidase C-terminal domain-containing protein, with translation MQNAIFYHIYPLGMCNAPRKNDFTAQPVPRLEMIHEWIPHLRELNVNALYLGPVFESTAHGYDIADFFRVDRRLGTNESLSALSDALHQNGIRLVLDAVFHHVGRDFWAFRDLLQNGERSAYRHWFSGIDFTQRSPYNDPFAYDGWAGHFDLVKLNLHEPEVRQHIFDAIQFWVDKFQIDGLRLDVADKLDMDFMHALSSHAHNIRPDFWLMGEVIHGDYNHWVNPQTLDSVTNYECYKGLYSSHEDKNYFEIAYSLNRQFGSTGLYRNQLFYNFVDNHDVNRLASNLTNPAHLYTTYCLLFTMSGIPSIYYGSEWGMEGIRTDKDDSSLRPSLTLTQAKESAPHPNLPNTIRHLAQIRLASPALLYGDYAQLYVNHEQFAFARFLNNEYVIVALNASAEKAAIEFDVPLKDGTILNDILNENQTVTVRNGKLKVEINPHWAVIVRHK, from the coding sequence ATGCAAAACGCCATCTTTTATCACATCTACCCGCTTGGCATGTGTAACGCTCCACGCAAGAACGACTTCACAGCACAACCTGTTCCCCGCCTAGAAATGATCCACGAATGGATTCCGCATCTACGCGAGTTGAATGTCAATGCGCTCTATCTTGGACCTGTGTTTGAATCCACAGCCCACGGCTACGACATCGCTGACTTTTTCCGCGTGGACCGACGCTTGGGGACGAACGAGTCGCTTTCGGCGTTGTCTGATGCGTTGCATCAAAACGGAATCCGCCTCGTGTTGGATGCTGTCTTTCATCATGTTGGACGCGACTTCTGGGCATTCCGCGATCTACTGCAAAATGGAGAACGCTCCGCCTATCGTCACTGGTTCAGTGGCATAGACTTTACACAACGCAGTCCGTATAACGATCCATTTGCCTATGATGGTTGGGCAGGTCACTTCGATCTAGTCAAACTCAATTTACATGAACCAGAAGTGCGTCAACATATTTTTGATGCGATTCAATTTTGGGTGGATAAATTTCAAATTGATGGTTTACGGCTCGATGTGGCAGACAAACTCGATATGGATTTCATGCACGCGCTTTCATCACACGCACACAACATCCGCCCCGATTTTTGGTTAATGGGCGAAGTCATTCATGGCGACTACAACCATTGGGTCAACCCGCAAACGCTTGACTCGGTCACGAACTATGAATGTTACAAAGGCTTGTATTCCAGTCACGAGGATAAAAATTATTTCGAGATCGCTTATTCGCTCAATCGTCAATTCGGGAGTACGGGACTCTATCGCAATCAACTTTTTTACAACTTCGTTGATAATCACGATGTCAATCGGCTCGCCAGCAATTTGACAAACCCTGCTCATCTCTATACGACCTATTGTCTGCTCTTCACCATGTCAGGGATTCCGTCCATTTATTACGGAAGTGAATGGGGCATGGAAGGCATCCGCACCGACAAAGACGATTCATCTCTACGTCCAAGCCTGACTCTGACTCAAGCCAAAGAATCTGCCCCGCATCCGAATCTCCCCAACACCATCCGACACCTTGCACAGATTCGACTCGCCTCCCCTGCTCTGCTCTACGGTGACTACGCCCAACTCTACGTCAACCACGAACAATTTGCTTTTGCGCGCTTCTTGAACAATGAATACGTCATCGTTGCGCTCAATGCATCCGCAGAAAAAGCGGCCATCGAGTTCGACGTTCCGCTGAAAGACGGAACAATACTCAACGATATATTGAATGAAAATCAAACTGTTACTGTTCGTAATGGAAAGTTAAAAGTAGAAATCAATCCACACTGGGCTGTAATAGTACGACATAAATAA
- a CDS encoding TetR/AcrR family transcriptional regulator produces the protein MKSNREKILDNALTLFASRGYDSVGVQEVADASGVQKPTLYHYFGNKNGLLQTLLTENFAELFQTLETAAKYNGDVLTTLQAVVNAYFNFAQSHPKFYRMQLSMWFAPHDSEPFQLLTEFGERQQALLEVLFTDAAKDHGNMKGRHRAYAATFLGMINTYIGLSLNGSVQLDAKLTGQLLHQYMHGIFS, from the coding sequence ATGAAATCCAACCGCGAGAAGATCCTCGACAACGCCCTCACCCTCTTTGCATCGCGTGGCTATGATAGCGTCGGCGTGCAGGAAGTGGCAGATGCGTCGGGCGTGCAAAAGCCCACACTCTATCATTACTTCGGCAACAAGAATGGATTGCTCCAAACGTTACTCACCGAAAACTTTGCCGAGTTATTTCAAACGCTGGAAACTGCCGCCAAATACAACGGCGATGTACTCACAACCCTGCAGGCGGTGGTCAATGCCTATTTCAACTTCGCACAGAGTCATCCCAAGTTCTACCGCATGCAACTCTCCATGTGGTTCGCGCCACACGATAGCGAACCGTTTCAACTCCTGACCGAGTTCGGCGAACGTCAACAAGCCTTGCTCGAAGTCCTTTTCACCGACGCCGCCAAAGATCACGGTAACATGAAGGGACGTCATCGCGCCTATGCCGCCACCTTCCTCGGCATGATCAACACCTACATCGGTCTCAGCCTGAACGGCTCCGTCCAACTCGATGCCAAACTCACGGGACAACTCCTGCATCAATATATGCACGGCATCTTCTCGTAA
- the trpE gene encoding anthranilate synthase component I, producing MLLEPTTTTQTIIREISADLETPISVYMKLRGEGASFLLESVEGGERIARYSFIGIKPRAEYIIRANEIEIVEADSKRVVKLDENVDPTYFLQEEMNRFKFSPQAGVPRFIGGLVGYLGYEAVRFFEPVLKSRMTRSSNVPDGIYLLADTVIAFDHARRSLSLIANVLDGDVDAANRKLDEIESRIHQPLPPVQARDVKTSKTRSNMTQGRFEDMVRDAKEHILAGDIFQVVLSQRFSRETNVEPFDVYRAVRRLNPSPYMFFFDFGLVDGEPLYIVGSSPEIFVRLEGRTASLRPIAGTRPRGADANADASLAEELLADPKERAEHVMLVDLGRNDLGRVCEYGTVKVSDFFTIERYSHVMHIVSHVEGKLKPDLTAFDLVRAAFPAGTVSGAPKVRALEIISDLEPDARGAYAGTVGYFGFDGNMDTCLAIRTMVGRGNTFTVQAGAGIVADSNPNTEFQETVNKASAMLRAIDIAETNS from the coding sequence ATGCTACTAGAACCAACCACAACCACCCAAACCATTATCCGCGAGATCTCTGCGGACCTCGAAACGCCCATCAGCGTGTACATGAAACTACGCGGTGAGGGCGCATCCTTCCTGCTTGAGTCTGTGGAGGGCGGGGAGCGCATCGCGCGTTATTCGTTCATCGGCATCAAGCCCAGAGCAGAATACATTATCCGTGCCAACGAGATCGAGATCGTCGAAGCCGATTCGAAGCGTGTGGTCAAACTCGATGAAAATGTTGACCCCACGTATTTTCTGCAGGAGGAAATGAATCGATTCAAGTTCAGTCCGCAGGCGGGAGTGCCGCGTTTCATCGGTGGGTTGGTGGGTTATCTCGGGTACGAAGCTGTCCGTTTTTTTGAACCAGTTCTAAAGTCCAGAATGACGCGCTCTTCCAATGTTCCCGATGGCATCTATCTCCTCGCTGACACCGTCATTGCGTTCGATCATGCGCGCCGTAGTCTGTCCCTCATTGCGAACGTGCTCGATGGTGATGTCGATGCGGCGAATCGCAAACTTGATGAGATTGAGTCACGCATTCATCAGCCGCTTCCGCCTGTGCAAGCGCGCGATGTGAAAACATCCAAGACTCGTTCGAACATGACGCAGGGACGTTTTGAAGACATGGTGCGCGATGCCAAGGAGCACATTCTCGCGGGCGATATTTTTCAAGTGGTGCTCTCGCAGCGCTTCAGCCGCGAAACCAATGTTGAGCCGTTCGATGTCTATCGCGCTGTGCGCCGCCTCAACCCTTCGCCGTACATGTTCTTTTTTGATTTCGGACTTGTGGACGGTGAGCCGCTTTATATTGTTGGATCGTCGCCTGAGATCTTTGTGCGCCTCGAGGGACGAACCGCCTCACTCCGACCGATCGCTGGGACTCGTCCACGAGGAGCCGATGCCAACGCTGACGCCTCTCTCGCGGAAGAGCTTCTCGCCGATCCCAAAGAACGTGCCGAGCATGTGATGTTGGTAGACTTGGGCCGCAACGATCTCGGACGTGTGTGTGAATACGGCACAGTGAAGGTTTCGGATTTCTTCACGATCGAACGATACTCACACGTCATGCACATCGTCTCGCACGTGGAAGGTAAACTCAAACCTGATCTCACCGCTTTCGATCTGGTGCGCGCCGCCTTCCCCGCAGGGACGGTCAGCGGTGCGCCGAAAGTGCGTGCGCTCGAGATCATCTCTGACCTCGAACCCGATGCGCGCGGCGCCTACGCAGGCACTGTCGGTTACTTCGGCTTCGACGGCAACATGGACACTTGTCTCGCCATCCGCACGATGGTGGGGCGTGGCAATACGTTTACCGTGCAAGCGGGCGCAGGCATTGTCGCCGATTCCAATCCCAACACCGAATTTCAAGAGACTGTCAATAAGGCATCTGCGATGTTGAGAGCAATTGATATTGCGGAAACGAATAGTTAA
- the trpS gene encoding tryptophan--tRNA ligase, which translates to MAINNSKPRLLTGDRPTGRLHLGHYVGSLENRVRLQHQYESFFIIADLHTLTTKPEPQYIKEIPTYIKEIVLDYLAIGIDPNISTIFVQSAVPETYQLNLLFEMLVTVARLERIPTLKDMARDAHMDSMPFGLLGYPVLQAVDILLPRAQVVPVGRDNQSHVELAREMARRFNNLYGEVFPEPESIIGDVPMLIGTDGQSKMSKSVGNAIYLSDDADTVKQKVMNMYTDPKRLRATDPGTVEGNPVFIYHDAFNPSHAEVDDLKERYRAGKVGDVEVKEKLIVAINNFLEPIREKRAYYLAHPMVPHDVLATGVRRMQAEAKATMELVREKTGLSYSLDLFVDQVDIFGEYD; encoded by the coding sequence ATGGCCATCAATAACTCCAAGCCCCGCCTCCTCACCGGTGACCGCCCAACAGGACGCCTCCATCTTGGTCACTACGTCGGTTCACTTGAAAATCGTGTGCGCCTGCAACACCAATACGAATCCTTCTTCATCATCGCTGACCTGCACACACTCACGACCAAGCCCGAACCGCAATACATCAAAGAGATTCCCACCTACATCAAAGAGATCGTGTTGGATTATCTCGCCATTGGCATTGACCCGAATATCAGCACGATCTTTGTTCAATCGGCGGTCCCTGAAACCTATCAGTTGAACTTGCTCTTTGAAATGCTCGTCACCGTTGCACGCCTCGAACGTATTCCCACGCTCAAAGATATGGCGCGTGATGCTCACATGGACTCGATGCCATTTGGTCTGTTGGGCTACCCCGTCCTCCAAGCCGTGGATATTTTGCTCCCGCGTGCGCAAGTTGTCCCTGTGGGGCGCGACAATCAATCGCATGTTGAACTCGCACGTGAAATGGCGCGTCGCTTCAACAATCTTTACGGCGAAGTCTTCCCTGAACCTGAATCCATTATCGGCGATGTCCCCATGCTGATCGGCACAGACGGGCAAAGCAAAATGAGCAAGTCTGTCGGCAATGCCATCTATCTCTCCGACGATGCAGACACGGTCAAACAAAAAGTGATGAACATGTACACCGACCCGAAGCGCCTGCGTGCCACCGACCCTGGGACAGTGGAAGGCAATCCTGTTTTCATCTATCATGATGCATTCAACCCCTCCCATGCCGAAGTGGATGACCTCAAGGAACGCTATCGCGCTGGCAAGGTCGGTGATGTGGAAGTCAAAGAAAAACTGATCGTAGCCATCAACAACTTCCTTGAGCCGATCCGTGAGAAGCGAGCGTACTACCTTGCGCATCCCATGGTCCCGCACGATGTCCTTGCCACGGGTGTTCGCCGTATGCAAGCCGAAGCTAAAGCCACTATGGAACTTGTCCGTGAAAAGACAGGCTTGTCCTACTCACTTGATCTGTTCGTCGATCAGGTGGATATTTTTGGAGAATACGATTAG
- the trpD gene encoding anthranilate phosphoribosyltransferase: MLVLIDNYDSFTYNLVQYFGELGADIKVFRNDQITMNQLIALNPSHLVISPGPGEPIKDGGVSPDAIKHFTGKIPVLGVCLGHQALGAVFGGKVDRAPRLMHGKTSSITHNGQGIFKGIPSPFEVMRYHSLVVYDPIPAELEVTAITAEEEVMGLKHKDHHTYGVQFHPESILTEHGKQILKNFLDLNPAPAKGEQSMLKPFIAKTINRTDLTSEEAEQAMNIIMTGQATPAQIGSYLTALRMKGETIPEITGSVRAMRANGVKVKLGDPTERIYDIVGTGGDGAHTFNISTAAAFVLAGTGRKVAKHGNRAASSHCGSADVLSALGVSLELTAEQIAYAIDNIGIGFMFAAKFHPAMKHAIGPRKEIGQRTIFNILGPLTNPAGANIQLTGVFAPTLTEPMANVLNELGSHAAMIIYGAGGTDELNTCGVNRISHLKDGAVKTYDLDPTELGFSPATMEDLRGGTPDESAVMMRDILSGKLNGARRDAVLLNAAAALAAETGDFKSALDEARASIDSGKALAKLNALVEFSRSVSQ; the protein is encoded by the coding sequence ATGTTAGTCCTCATAGATAACTACGACTCTTTCACCTACAACCTCGTTCAATACTTCGGCGAACTCGGCGCGGATATCAAAGTCTTCCGCAACGATCAGATCACGATGAATCAACTCATCGCTCTGAACCCCTCTCACCTCGTGATCTCACCAGGACCAGGCGAGCCCATCAAGGATGGAGGTGTTTCACCCGATGCCATCAAACACTTCACGGGCAAGATTCCTGTGCTTGGAGTCTGCCTCGGGCATCAAGCCCTCGGCGCTGTCTTCGGCGGCAAAGTGGACCGTGCGCCACGTCTCATGCACGGCAAGACATCTTCCATCACGCACAACGGACAGGGCATCTTCAAAGGTATCCCATCGCCGTTCGAAGTGATGCGTTATCACTCGCTTGTGGTCTACGACCCGATCCCCGCCGAACTCGAAGTCACAGCCATCACTGCAGAAGAAGAGGTCATGGGGCTGAAACATAAAGACCATCACACCTATGGCGTGCAGTTCCATCCCGAGTCCATTCTCACCGAACACGGCAAACAGATCCTCAAAAACTTTTTAGACTTGAATCCCGCTCCTGCGAAAGGAGAACAATCCATGTTGAAGCCATTTATCGCCAAGACGATCAACCGCACCGACCTCACTTCCGAGGAAGCCGAACAGGCAATGAACATCATCATGACGGGGCAAGCCACGCCCGCACAGATCGGTTCCTATCTCACAGCACTTCGCATGAAAGGGGAGACCATCCCTGAGATCACGGGTTCTGTCCGTGCCATGCGAGCCAATGGTGTCAAAGTAAAACTTGGCGACCCCACCGAACGCATTTACGATATCGTTGGCACAGGTGGTGATGGTGCTCACACATTCAACATATCCACCGCCGCTGCATTCGTCCTTGCAGGCACAGGACGCAAAGTTGCCAAGCATGGCAACCGCGCCGCTTCTTCCCATTGCGGCTCCGCCGATGTACTCTCTGCGCTTGGTGTCAGCCTCGAACTCACTGCGGAGCAGATCGCTTATGCCATTGATAATATCGGTATCGGTTTTATGTTTGCCGCCAAGTTCCACCCTGCCATGAAACATGCCATCGGTCCGCGCAAAGAGATCGGTCAACGCACCATCTTCAACATCCTCGGTCCGCTCACGAACCCTGCAGGCGCGAACATTCAACTCACCGGCGTCTTTGCTCCCACACTTACCGAGCCAATGGCAAACGTACTGAACGAACTCGGCTCACACGCCGCGATGATCATCTATGGCGCGGGCGGCACCGACGAGCTTAACACCTGTGGTGTCAACCGTATCAGTCATCTCAAAGATGGCGCTGTCAAAACCTATGACCTTGACCCGACCGAACTCGGCTTTTCCCCAGCCACGATGGAAGATCTACGCGGTGGCACGCCCGATGAATCCGCAGTGATGATGCGTGATATTCTCAGCGGAAAACTGAACGGTGCGCGTCGAGATGCCGTTCTCCTCAACGCCGCTGCTGCCCTCGCCGCCGAAACAGGTGATTTCAAATCCGCGCTCGATGAAGCCCGCGCCTCCATTGATAGTGGCAAAGCCCTCGCCAAACTCAATGCCCTCGTTGAGTTCTCAAGATCCGTTTCTCAATAA
- the trpC gene encoding indole-3-glycerol phosphate synthase TrpC, with product MSILAQIIEQKKLEIAALDTVALRRAAEQSPAPRDFLAALKRRRFGPNPSLIAELKRASPSKGILAPHLDLFQVADIYVENGASAISVLTDEKFFMGKLETLYELRNTKQISVPLLRKDFTIDVTQIYEARANGADAILLIAAALPDDKLFADLHACALSLGLTALVEVHDEAETERALKLKDVKLIGINNRNLATFEVSLETTERIRPMISSDIAVVAESGIFTAKDVERLAKINIDAILVGEALVISQDIPAKVRELSGMPNPEGDVLSLSK from the coding sequence ATGAGTATTCTCGCTCAGATCATCGAACAAAAAAAGCTGGAGATTGCGGCGCTCGACACCGTTGCCTTACGCCGCGCCGCAGAGCAGAGTCCTGCGCCTCGAGATTTTCTTGCCGCACTCAAGCGCCGCCGCTTCGGACCTAACCCGAGCCTGATCGCTGAACTCAAGCGTGCCTCTCCCTCCAAAGGGATTCTCGCCCCGCACCTCGATCTCTTCCAAGTGGCAGACATCTATGTTGAAAATGGTGCCTCTGCCATCTCAGTGTTGACCGATGAAAAGTTCTTCATGGGTAAACTCGAAACGCTGTATGAGTTAAGGAATACGAAACAAATATCTGTTCCATTACTTCGTAAAGATTTCACCATAGATGTGACTCAAATCTATGAAGCCCGAGCCAACGGCGCCGACGCTATTCTGCTCATCGCCGCCGCATTGCCCGATGACAAACTCTTTGCCGACTTGCACGCCTGTGCCTTGAGTTTGGGATTGACAGCTTTGGTTGAAGTCCATGATGAAGCGGAGACCGAACGAGCGTTGAAATTGAAAGATGTCAAACTGATCGGCATCAACAACCGCAACCTCGCCACCTTTGAAGTCTCCCTCGAAACGACAGAGCGCATCCGTCCGATGATCTCCTCTGATATTGCGGTTGTGGCGGAGAGTGGTATCTTCACAGCAAAAGACGTCGAGCGTTTGGCCAAGATAAATATTGATGCTATCCTTGTTGGTGAGGCGTTGGTGATATCCCAAGACATTCCCGCCAAGGTACGTGAACTTTCAGGAATGCCCAATCCCGAAGGCGATGTGTTGAGCTTGTCGAAATAG
- the trpB gene encoding tryptophan synthase subunit beta: protein MTTLLPHKFGPYGGQFVPETLMPALIELEEAFVTAKADPEFQKEFNRLMATFVGRPTPLTYAKRLSEKLGGAQIYLKREDLAHTGAHKINNALGQALLVKKMGKKRIVAETGAGQHGVASATVAALLGLECVVYMGVVDIARQEPNVFRMKLLGAEVRPVSSGTQTLKDAINEAIRDWVTNVRDTHYLLGSALGPHPYPTIVREFQSVIGTEAREQMMMEVGRLPDTVIACVGGGSNAIGVFSGFVDDESVELIGVEAGGSGIESGKHAARFGDAKKARVGVIHGTRTYVLQDEDGQIAETHSVSAGLDYAAVGPEHAMMRDNERAFYTSATDTEALDAFQTLCHTEGIIPALESSHAVAEVIKRAPKMKKDQVILVNLSGRGDKDLNTVIKELGNL, encoded by the coding sequence ATGACAACTTTATTGCCTCATAAGTTCGGTCCGTATGGCGGACAGTTTGTGCCAGAGACGTTGATGCCCGCGTTGATCGAATTGGAAGAAGCGTTCGTGACAGCAAAAGCGGACCCAGAGTTTCAAAAGGAATTCAACAGGTTGATGGCGACGTTCGTCGGACGACCGACACCGTTGACATACGCAAAACGGCTCTCTGAAAAATTGGGCGGCGCACAAATTTATTTGAAACGTGAAGATTTGGCGCACACGGGCGCACATAAAATTAACAACGCATTGGGACAAGCCTTGTTGGTGAAGAAGATGGGCAAGAAGCGCATTGTGGCGGAGACGGGCGCGGGGCAACATGGCGTGGCATCGGCAACGGTCGCGGCGTTGTTGGGACTCGAATGTGTCGTGTACATGGGCGTCGTGGACATTGCGCGGCAGGAACCGAATGTGTTCCGCATGAAATTGCTTGGAGCGGAAGTGCGACCCGTTTCATCAGGCACACAGACATTAAAGGATGCCATCAACGAAGCGATACGCGACTGGGTGACGAATGTGCGCGATACACATTATTTACTCGGCTCAGCGCTGGGACCACATCCGTATCCGACGATCGTGCGTGAGTTTCAATCTGTGATTGGGACGGAAGCGCGTGAACAGATGATGATGGAAGTGGGACGTCTGCCTGATACGGTCATCGCGTGTGTGGGCGGCGGCTCGAACGCCATCGGCGTCTTTAGCGGATTCGTGGACGATGAATCCGTTGAGTTGATTGGTGTCGAAGCGGGTGGAAGTGGAATTGAGTCGGGCAAGCACGCGGCTCGTTTTGGTGATGCAAAGAAGGCACGAGTTGGAGTCATTCATGGCACACGGACGTATGTCTTGCAGGATGAAGACGGTCAGATCGCGGAGACACATTCGGTCTCGGCGGGCTTGGATTACGCGGCGGTGGGTCCAGAACATGCGATGATGCGAGATAACGAGCGGGCGTTTTACACATCGGCGACAGACACGGAAGCGTTGGATGCGTTCCAGACCTTGTGCCACACGGAAGGAATTATCCCTGCGCTGGAATCGTCCCATGCGGTGGCGGAGGTCATCAAGCGCGCGCCAAAGATGAAGAAAGATCAGGTGATCTTGGTGAATCTTTCTGGGCGTGGTGATAAAGATTTGAATACGGTTATTAAAGAGCTGGGTAATTTGTAA
- a CDS encoding tryptophan synthase subunit alpha yields the protein MNRIENAFKNKPIFMPYFPLGYPNLDTSIDVIEALAKNGADLIEVGLSFSDPLADGPVIQHATQIALEKGITVKKSLAAVKELRKRDVDIPLILMGYYNPMLAYGLEKFVRDAKEAGADGFIIPDLPMEESEEFVKVAGDMPLIPMLAPTSSPDRMEWIARNAKGFIYLVSVTGITGERKSLATGLGDLIAQVQEHTSAPVCVGFGIGTPEQAKEVGAMADGVIVGTACVRTIGGSDSPVETAREFARGFRKALTK from the coding sequence ATGAACAGAATAGAAAATGCTTTCAAAAACAAACCGATCTTTATGCCCTACTTTCCCTTGGGTTACCCCAACTTGGACACGTCCATTGACGTGATCGAGGCGCTCGCCAAGAACGGCGCGGACTTGATCGAGGTGGGACTGTCCTTCTCCGATCCACTCGCGGATGGACCTGTGATCCAGCACGCGACACAGATCGCTTTGGAAAAGGGAATCACGGTCAAGAAGTCACTGGCGGCTGTGAAAGAATTGCGCAAGCGTGATGTGGACATCCCATTGATCCTGATGGGATACTACAACCCGATGCTGGCGTATGGACTGGAGAAATTTGTCCGTGATGCGAAAGAAGCAGGCGCGGATGGGTTCATCATCCCTGATTTGCCGATGGAGGAATCTGAAGAGTTCGTAAAGGTGGCAGGTGATATGCCATTGATTCCCATGCTTGCGCCAACATCATCCCCCGACCGCATGGAATGGATCGCCCGCAACGCGAAGGGATTTATCTATCTCGTTTCGGTGACAGGCATCACGGGCGAACGCAAATCCCTGGCGACAGGACTTGGCGATTTGATCGCTCAGGTGCAAGAGCACACGTCAGCGCCTGTGTGTGTGGGATTTGGAATCGGCACACCCGAACAAGCCAAAGAGGTTGGAGCGATGGCGGATGGTGTCATTGTTGGAACGGCGTGTGTGAGAACAATTGGTGGAAGTGATAGTCCCGTTGAGACGGCGAGGGAGTTTGCGAGAGGGTTTCGAAAAGCATTAACTAAGTAA